TTCCAGCTGTCTGGTGCGACTAGCTTCTCCACCGTGAAGTACGTCTTCTCGTGCATGAGGTTGTTCCGTGGGTTGCCAGCGACGAAGGAAGCTCGGACGAGATCTCCCTTGTGGTAGGTCTCCTGCGGTTGATCCTGGACATCGCCAAAGTACATCCGGAAGGGGTGCCCATCGAACACGACCCCCGTTGAGAGCGTGATTTGCTTGTAGTCTTCAAAGGGGGGTGAGGGGCCTTCCTCGACCTTGACTCCGTCAATGATCGCCTTCATCAGCGCGCTGAAGTGGTGCAGGTAGATCGTCAGCGTGTGAGGTCCGTACAGCGTTGACGCTCCCTCGTACCGCTGGATGGCGTACTCTTCCGGGGTGGCCACGTAGCTGGTGTACATGTTGGACAGTCCAGCGATCACCACCTGTACCTTCTTCCCACCGGCTTCCATCGAAGCGTCTTCGATGGCTTTCCTGAGCCGTCGGCCGGACATGGTCGTGAACTCGGCTGGAACAGCCGCGATCGCCAGGTCTCCGAGGACCAAAACCTGCACTGGAACTATCTTCGGCTGCGCCTCGTACGAGAACGTCGTACGACCGGTGGCCAGCAGGATCGGTTTGGGCGCATGGCACGCCTTATCATCCTCCGTTGGTACCGCTATAAAGTCCCGCGCCGTATTCCAGAAGGTCGTATCGGTCAGCATAGCTTGACGGAAGTCAAACGCCCCTGGTCCGTCCGTTGTTCCTGCCGCGAAGCTGTACCCCATGGCTGGGTAGCAGCCGCGAACTTCGTGCCACTCGTCGGTCGTAAGGTTGTGGTACGGCACGACGGCCTGCGTCATGTCCACGAATTGGTGAGCGTACGATACGTGACCCCGTAACTCGCGACCTTCCGGCGAGTTCAGCAATTtctataaaataaacaaacgtTTAGAAAGCAATCATTTCAAGTGCAACTTCAACTAACCTTAGCCGCCGCGAAGATCCTCCCACCAATCAGCTTGGCACTGTCGAACATGTCCCGTCCAGGCCCGGAAGCTATGCACAGCCCCGCTCCGCTGGGACACGACGAAGTCAGCAGATCGCACGGCAGTCCCGTCTTCTCGCACTTGGGTCCCATCACGTTGGGCGATACGTCACCCAAGTTGGAAGAGGCGACCGCCCCCACAAACTCCCCCCTCCCTGGAAGACTTCCCGGATTCATCTCCTGCTCCAGCAGCAACGAGGCGTAGCCCACGTTGTCACTCGACAGGTAGCAGTTCGTTTTGTTCATCGACGTCGGATGAACAGCGAACCAGTTGATCGCTCCCATAATCCTACCATCCGCTGCGTCCACAAAGCGCAGCTGTACCAACTTCTTGTCCGTGTAGTCCCGGTACTGGGCCCGCTCCTTCTTCGGGTTGTTCTCGTACGCGCTCGGACTCCTGTTGATGCTCGCTTCCTGCACCTCAGTCTCCGACACGAACAACCGTCCCTCCCGCATACTCTCGTGCGCCCGAACAATGCTCAACGTGATCCCCTCAACCAGTGCGTTGAAGTTCTGCGGCACGAAGCCCAGCGAGGCAATGTCGTACAGAAACGACATCAGAAACCCCGACGGGACGCTATGGCTGTGGGTTCCACTCAGGACCACGTTCTCCATCCGGTACACGTCGCCGTACTTTTGCTGCAGCAGGTCGATCACGTCCCGCTTGACGGCGTGGCCCATCATGCCGGCATCGGCGCTCACAAACACGACCCGTTCGCCCAGCTCGTCCTCCGCGATGAAGGCCCGCGAGAACTGGCGCAGGTGGATGCCGTGGCCACGCTGGGAGAACTCGGCGTAGCCCATCTGTGGGGAGTAGAAAGGTTGTTTAGCTTTTAATCTTTGTGTGAAgagatttggtgatttttcagtTCTTGTCTTTTATTTCAGCCAACTCGGCTTGAGTTCGAGCGAAACTCGAATCAATTTTCTAACTGGGAATAGGTTAGTAAGGTAAGTTTTCGAGTTATCGTGAGTTGATGAATGAGGGCTATTTCGGTGACACTAAGATAAACtcattttttactaaaattgatttcaagaGGCTGTCAATCAACTCAATCATCTAAGTCTAAATGagaaaattgtagaattttccATTGCCTTATTTTTTCACAACATTACTTTCCTTTCAtgatgtattttaaataaaataaaacatttttcgatCTTGCCACTATTTTGAAAGCAGTGAAAATcgtaatttttgtctttttcttctaaaaatgcaatttgacattttgtttaacttatttatatatttttccaatttttttcccaaaaattacattaattaaaaaaattatccacGCTACTAAATTTTGCACCAAATTAACTCTAGTGTTACTAGTGTTTAAGagtctaaaaaaaatgaaaacaaaaacgtaaatttaaaaaaatacggtaatgcCCCGATTTGCACGCCTCGCCCTCAGTGGTTTGGAATCAGGATGATGTCAGCCATCCATTGCAGTTATAATTACTtgcaaattttcacaataatacgtattttttgtgtattttgaaaGTGCAATGTttatcgaaaaaatactaaaaattattgTTTCATTTCGGAAAttataacacacatttttaaaaatactcaaaattttgccaaaattacgtattttctgaaaaatactaaactgaaactgatatagtttttttttacaatatgggtatcaaaagattggattttgcatacatttcgatagtaatCATATTTGTAAGACAtattaaaatttacacaaaaccaCGTATTTTCTGGaacaaatactaaaaaaatagttttttacaatatgggtgtctaatgatcgggattttttcataaattttgatagtaatatttttttttatgtgaaatgttttttttttaaattacgttttttttcgaaaaaactaaaaaatagtgttttcacAACATACATAGTAATGTATTTTCgtaaaaggcagtttattctgtATTTGGGAAAATTGACCTAAAActgatttttcaatctttttatttagtttgatttctatatcaacataaatgtgtcaaactatcaagtgcaaatcgtcattcttatgttaaattttctgatccctacgataaaaatatttttcagattttaaaaatctgacctgacatttgaaaagggccaaagatgattttatagcggaattggggttaaatggaccctagatgatttttacGGTGCAAGTAGTTATTTTTCCTGAAtttctgggacattttcacatacctaagttaagtgcattttggatggccacATAAAGCCACCgttctaaatacagaccgattttcgagaaaaaatgtaaaaaatggggGATTAGGGCAAAATGTACattttgccgtttcgtgcggtggatgaaaccatcaccaatcgatttcctggatttttttacatgagAAACTATTTTCCATACCAGGGaatcagccgcgttcaattaagtctgattttgggttccatttcgcccactgtgcaatgggtTTCACATAATCGGGATTTATTCATACACTTCAAAAGTAACAAcgctatttttgaaaacactagaaattttcgcaaaactacgtatttaaaaaaaacaaaaaaatattttttttacaagcaaaaaTCCGATTATATGATACCCATgtagtaaaaactgaaattttgagtattttttcaaaaatacgtagttttgtgaattttctcagtattttaaaacatttgtgttataactttcgaatgTATATAAtaatcctgatcatttgataaattgtaaaaaactaaaatttgtagttttttttttccaaaatacgtagttatgtgaaaattttaagttttttcaaaaatgtgtgttataaccttcgaaatgtatgaaaaaatcccgatcatttgatacccataaagcaaaatcaataattttgagtattctttcgagaaaaaaaaaatgcaaatcaaaatacaagaaaaatatgtatttttatgaaatttttcatgtaattgtaattgcaatggatagctgacactgaatccacctacgtggttaatgccttcctcacacttttcaaattaaaattaatctaGTTGAGATAAATATTAAACAACGATTTGATAGTCGCAACAGATACAacaggtacataaatatcacttaagtggccataactttAGATAGGGTGaccagatcttcaaaatttatgactcattggaaaggttttttgactATCATTCTAATTATATATAATATGGTGGGGTTTGTTGTTGAATAAGATCACTTTTGTGACATCCGGACATTtacgaaaacacattttatacattacttttggacaacttaacaaaacttcaaaaaaagttaaacttggGACCCTAAACCGAGTCGCAATTTGTCTTAAATCGGTTCATCCAGTGCTGAGACAATTGAGTGAGTTTATTTGccattatagccttacctcggTGAAGAAAGCTAAACTTTacgttaaaaaaaaaggaaattaaaaaaccaggattttttcctgttaccttttttcaaaaaagtcccaATCGTTacttacaattttgccgaagactccaaattgatcagaaaatctctactcaagatacagattttctaatttttatatTAGACTTGTATGGTAAAACtatttattagggtgggtacggattttgaaaatgaaatggaACAtggaattttcgttcattcgctcctacaggcctggggaaaacatgtagaaacttctaggatggccagaaatgagcggaatcgtctggagaacaattttccctaagagaccaggtcgattcgttcaacccccatcgagctcaacggcaatacatccggggttttcggaaccaacggttttccccagaaaagcatcaaattttccttagcatgctatgaatgcttgatgaacaccgcgacgccacatgtcaaacagctgccacgtgattgtaaaatttacaccataacagtttttttcttatttggaggtttagaatacagctaaatagtatcaggatcaccataaatgataattctatagttcaaaaagcaataaaaagtattttttttatagacgatgctagtccacgtggtagctgtttgacatgtggcgtcgcggtgttcatcaagcattcatagcttgctaaagaaaatttgatgcttttctggggaaaaccgttggttccgaaaaccccggatgtattgccgttgagctcgatgggggttgaaaccagcttgagacaagccagttttcagccaaatgagctgaaatttggcgtgagagtcccaaTGGGTATGCCCTTCAAGGGAAACCACACAAGAACttaatctgagaacttttcaaaatccgtatcCACCCTACTATTTATGCAAAATGGGTGCATTAAACATAGAGAATGCATGGTCAAAGTTTCAACAAAAGAAAAGCCGTTTTGCGAAAATGTACATAATTACTCAAACTTGAAATCTACAAGACTAACGCGATCAATGATTGAACTGTAAATTTTCACTTTCATCCCTTAAGGTCAAAACCTGTTCTTCATCTCTTCTCAAAGTAAATGTCTCATTGAACCCCCCAATCAAGCAAAGAGAAAGTAAGAGCCAAGGTTGTTGCAATGCTGCACTGCACTTTCGTGGAACTCATCGCCATCGGTCTACTTACGAAGCCAATCTCCACCGGGGGTCCCGTGCAGTCTGCCCGGCCTACCCCAAGTCGGTAGGCCGCCTCTACCGTCGTGGTGGCGCCATCTGCCAACAGCAGGATCGCCAACCAGGTTACGGCGACCCAGGTCCGGTTCGTTCGTTTCGTCATCTGTTCTGGGCGTTGATGCTGGTGGTGCCGAACCGGACTTGACCGGCAGCCGCCTTAGCTATCATCCACGATTAGGATTCTAGGCGGCGATGCGAGGCGGTGGGCTTCAAGGGTGGTGAGCAAATAGATGAATACTAAGTTAGAATCGGGATATTATTGAGGGAGAGAGAAAGGAAGGGGCGTGCCTAAACAAACAAGATTAATTTTGATCGTGACATGGTAATATGTCGGGATTTGAAGTGAACTAGCGATAAGAAGCTCTCTAGGAAGATTGATGGAGGTTGGTAAGTGGAGCAGTTCTCTGGAAAACATGCAATCTGGGAACCtacatataaaatttaaaataatacatctgtgtacactcaaaccccgatggttgaacaccaactgttgtcaaacgaacggggtcactttttagtttgaccacCCCTttaacacggagttcacacacactaaaaaacgtttgttttgatagtgtgcgtgagcgccgtgtaaaaagtgacagttcgtcactttttggtttgactttgaccaaccaacggggtacaaactaaaaaagtgtcaaacgaaaaagtgaccaatcaccgggggttgagtgtataaaaTAAATACCCATGAATCTTAAATTTATTAGTTTCAATTATAAACTTTACAGAAacgaaaatatttgtatttttgagacAATTTAGATTGATTTGGTTAAATTTCGGCTTGAAGATgaagttatttatttatttgtataaTTATAATGAAGTATTGTTTATTGCATTCAGTAGATTTTCCTATATTTAGAAAGTTATAATTAACACAGATCAAACTCTGATCTGATACTTCTCTAATActataaattcaatattttagctcttataaaaattatataaaaaaatgagtacATGAAACAATgataacactgacctacaaaaattaacaaaaatgattgcgcaggctcaactcgaggggaagcatgaagtttgaggtccccaGAAGCACGTgcgctttgaatttttcaaaagtatttggacagggccgaatggtttttctccaaagcttGTATGGAGAATCAGGGCGGTTCGTTGCTGTGgcatacaaccaaaaaattgcatgcaatatgtgggagtattgaccagcactaattctccatataacatttggagaaaaaccattcggcccagaccaaatatttttgaaaaattcaaagtgcacgtgattATGGGGACactaaacttcatgcttcccctcgtgTTAcgtctgcgcagaaattttgttggttggtgTAAACtatcaaacttgtttttttaagaataacgTTAATCGGTTTTTACATTCttctaatttgatttttgcaccTTAAAAAGTATTGTAGACttaataaaaacacattttattaaacttttttttactaatcaaaataaattttggtgTTTCGATAAACAACCaaacaaagaaaaatcaaacaaaactatGTTTTGTTCATTTAAAGTTGTTCGAATATCACGATACAGTGAGTATATTTCTATGAAACTTTTTATAGTAATGTGGAAAAGCTACACAATAAATAGTGTTTATTgaaaaagaatgtttttttgaaaataatatttcatgtaaaaataatag
This is a stretch of genomic DNA from Culex pipiens pallens isolate TS chromosome 1, TS_CPP_V2, whole genome shotgun sequence. It encodes these proteins:
- the LOC120414159 gene encoding neutral ceramidase-like — its product is MTKRTNRTWVAVTWLAILLLADGATTTVEAAYRLGVGRADCTGPPVEIGFMGYAEFSQRGHGIHLRQFSRAFIAEDELGERVVFVSADAGMMGHAVKRDVIDLLQQKYGDVYRMENVVLSGTHSHSVPSGFLMSFLYDIASLGFVPQNFNALVEGITLSIVRAHESMREGRLFVSETEVQEASINRSPSAYENNPKKERAQYRDYTDKKLVQLRFVDAADGRIMGAINWFAVHPTSMNKTNCYLSSDNVGYASLLLEQEMNPGSLPGRGEFVGAVASSNLGDVSPNVMGPKCEKTGLPCDLLTSSCPSGAGLCIASGPGRDMFDSAKLIGGRIFAAAKKLLNSPEGRELRGHVSYAHQFVDMTQAVVPYHNLTTDEWHEVRGCYPAMGYSFAAGTTDGPGAFDFRQAMLTDTTFWNTARDFIAVPTEDDKACHAPKPILLATGRTTFSYEAQPKIVPVQVLVLGDLAIAAVPAEFTTMSGRRLRKAIEDASMEAGGKKVQVVIAGLSNMYTSYVATPEEYAIQRYEGASTLYGPHTLTIYLHHFSALMKAIIDGVKVEEGPSPPFEDYKQITLSTGVVFDGHPFRMYFGDVQDQPQETYHKGDLVRASFVAGNPRNNLMHEKTYFTVEKLVAPDSWKVVATDANWETRFRWIRKSTLFAYSDIEFDWQTDEQTEQGTYRIQHFGYWRYILGGTYPYNGTTRNFSIL